One Tautonia marina genomic window carries:
- a CDS encoding calcineurin-like phosphoesterase C-terminal domain-containing protein: MTILHRFRIPLMVALPALLAPVLRADDETPSDAPTTATGIVFHDRDGDGLRGDNEEGIPEIKVSNGRDIVKTDADGRYTLPIDDDTILFVLKPRGWMTPLNEDNLPQFYYIHKPAGSPESRFPGVEPTGPLPDSVDFPLSPQAEPDVFRALFFGDTQPRNIQEVEYIAHDIIEPILAEGTDASFGVTLGDIVFDDLSVMKPLNQAIALLGLPWYNVIGNHDTNQDAPNDELSDETYERIYGPSYYSFDHGPVHFMVLDDIKWFIPEEGGRGRYTGGLGERQMEFIRNDLAMIPEDQLIVLMMHIPLVNVEDRHELYRLIEQRPFALSVSAHTHYQEHVFIGEEDDFHGAEPHHHVINVTTCGSWWGGAPNELGIPHTTMRDGAPNGYSVFTFDGQNYDIEFRAARLPASHQMTIFAPEEVASADASSTEVLVNVFGGSERSTVEMSFGDTGTWLPLERAAVEDPYYLRMKALEESDTPPPGRKLPNVITSPHIWRGTLPADPAPGTHALRIRTTDMFGKTYEDLRTLRIR; the protein is encoded by the coding sequence GTGACCATCCTCCATCGCTTCCGAATCCCCCTGATGGTTGCCCTGCCCGCGCTGCTGGCTCCCGTCCTGCGCGCCGACGACGAAACCCCGTCCGACGCGCCGACGACCGCCACCGGCATCGTCTTCCACGACCGCGACGGCGACGGACTCCGCGGCGACAACGAGGAAGGCATCCCCGAGATCAAGGTTTCCAACGGCCGAGACATCGTCAAGACCGACGCCGACGGCCGCTACACGCTGCCGATCGACGACGACACGATCCTCTTTGTCCTCAAGCCCCGAGGCTGGATGACCCCTCTGAATGAGGACAACCTGCCGCAGTTCTACTACATCCACAAGCCGGCCGGTTCCCCCGAATCACGCTTCCCCGGTGTCGAGCCGACCGGCCCCCTGCCCGACTCGGTCGACTTCCCCTTGTCTCCCCAGGCCGAGCCCGACGTCTTCCGCGCCCTGTTCTTCGGCGACACTCAGCCGAGGAACATCCAGGAAGTCGAATACATCGCCCACGACATCATCGAGCCAATCCTCGCCGAAGGCACCGACGCCTCATTCGGCGTGACGCTCGGCGACATCGTCTTCGACGACCTCTCGGTCATGAAGCCCCTGAACCAGGCCATCGCCCTGCTCGGCCTTCCCTGGTACAACGTCATCGGCAACCACGACACCAACCAGGATGCGCCGAACGACGAGCTTTCGGACGAGACCTATGAACGGATCTACGGCCCTTCGTACTACTCCTTCGACCACGGGCCGGTCCACTTCATGGTGCTCGACGACATCAAGTGGTTCATCCCCGAGGAGGGCGGCCGCGGTCGCTACACCGGCGGACTCGGCGAGCGGCAGATGGAGTTCATCCGCAACGACCTGGCGATGATCCCCGAAGATCAGCTCATCGTCCTGATGATGCACATCCCCCTGGTCAACGTTGAGGACCGCCACGAGCTGTACCGCCTGATCGAGCAACGCCCGTTCGCCCTGTCCGTCTCGGCCCACACGCACTATCAGGAACACGTCTTCATTGGTGAAGAGGACGACTTCCACGGCGCCGAGCCGCACCACCACGTCATCAACGTCACCACCTGCGGCAGTTGGTGGGGCGGCGCCCCGAACGAGCTGGGCATTCCTCACACCACGATGCGCGACGGTGCCCCGAACGGCTATTCGGTCTTCACCTTCGACGGCCAGAACTACGACATCGAGTTCCGCGCCGCCCGCCTTCCGGCCAGCCACCAGATGACCATCTTCGCCCCCGAGGAAGTCGCCTCGGCCGACGCCTCGTCGACCGAGGTCCTGGTCAACGTCTTCGGCGGCTCGGAGCGCTCGACCGTCGAGATGTCCTTCGGCGATACCGGCACCTGGCTCCCTCTCGAACGCGCCGCCGTCGAGGACCCCTACTACCTCCGCATGAAGGCCCTTGAGGAGAGCGACACCCCTCCCCCCGGCCGCAAGCTGCCGAACGTCATCACCTCCCCCCACATCTGGCGCGGCACCCTCCCCGCCGATCCTGCTCCCGGCACCCACGCCCTCCGCATCCGCACCACCGACATGTTCGGCAAGACCTACGAAGACCTCCGCACCCTCCGCATCCGCTAA